One part of the Prochlorococcus marinus str. MIT 9313 genome encodes these proteins:
- a CDS encoding SCP2 sterol-binding domain-containing protein, producing MTESKIHEVMETLEKQFEPSLASEVPFGAYQVQLTDQDAIWHILIEPGSCKAMHGSHPHPIIISYMSLETLVELNTGRLSEMKAWITGRLRFEGNLRVALSYTKAFKKISMGLSNV from the coding sequence ATGACTGAATCCAAAATTCATGAAGTGATGGAGACCTTGGAGAAACAGTTTGAGCCATCACTCGCCTCCGAAGTGCCTTTTGGGGCCTACCAGGTACAACTCACTGATCAGGATGCAATTTGGCACATATTGATTGAACCTGGATCATGCAAAGCCATGCATGGATCACATCCGCATCCAATCATTATTAGCTATATGAGTTTAGAAACACTGGTTGAATTGAATACCGGTAGATTAAGTGAGATGAAAGCATGGATTACTGGTCGCCTTAGGTTTGAGGGGAATCTACGTGTTGCTCTGAGTTATACAAAAGCTTTTAAGAAGATCTCCATGGGTTTATCAAATGTCTAA
- a CDS encoding ABC exporter membrane fusion protein codes for MTFPSRITAMGRMEPQNNLIRVAPPSSRGRSRIKTLHIAEGDFVKRGQLIAEFDVVDERRSNLVVAEQNLAITKRRYEVSKGESQASRIKLRRLEYELTKAERDLGRYRNLYNNGAFSLSDLDAVKLVRDKAREMLEEHKASFERIDGQQVGTSLLKEGVSEANIKLVAAEVSKARHYLEQAMVRAPQDGYILKLLKHVGEEVDQRGLLLMGDTSKMVTVAEVYENDVKHIKEGQKALISSKALSSPARGTVISVGSLVYKNDIIGDDPTADVDTRVFEVRILMDASDELKKMSRLQVNVEIQSSPTEIASSYK; via the coding sequence ATGACTTTTCCGAGTCGCATCACTGCAATGGGCAGGATGGAGCCACAGAACAATTTGATTAGGGTCGCTCCACCATCCTCCCGAGGTCGTAGTCGCATTAAAACCCTTCATATAGCCGAGGGTGATTTTGTTAAGCGTGGGCAGCTGATCGCTGAGTTCGATGTTGTTGACGAGCGTCGTTCAAACTTGGTGGTCGCAGAACAAAATCTTGCGATTACAAAGAGGCGTTATGAAGTTAGCAAAGGTGAATCACAAGCTAGTCGTATCAAACTGCGACGCTTGGAGTATGAGCTAACAAAGGCTGAAAGAGATTTAGGCCGATACAGGAATCTTTATAATAATGGTGCTTTCTCATTAAGTGATCTTGATGCAGTAAAACTCGTTAGGGATAAGGCCCGTGAGATGCTTGAGGAACACAAGGCCTCTTTTGAGCGCATTGATGGTCAGCAGGTAGGAACCTCGTTACTTAAAGAAGGCGTCAGTGAAGCCAATATCAAACTTGTTGCCGCTGAGGTCAGCAAAGCACGTCATTATTTGGAGCAGGCAATGGTTCGTGCTCCTCAGGATGGTTATATTCTCAAGCTTTTAAAGCACGTCGGAGAAGAAGTAGATCAACGCGGTCTTCTTTTGATGGGTGACACATCAAAGATGGTTACTGTTGCTGAGGTTTACGAAAATGATGTCAAACATATTAAAGAGGGTCAAAAAGCTTTGATCAGCAGCAAGGCATTAAGTTCTCCTGCGAGAGGAACAGTTATTTCCGTAGGATCCCTGGTGTATAAAAACGACATTATTGGTGATGATCCAACCGCTGACGTTGATACCCGAGTCTTTGAAGTACGCATTCTCATGGATGCATCAGATGAACTCAAAAAGATGTCACGATTGCAAGTGAATGTTGAGATACAAAGCTCCCCTACTGAAATCGCTTCCTCATATAAATGA